TGTTTTTGAAAAAGTCAGTGGACAAGATTTAGATTGGTTCTTCAAAGAATGGTTTTACACTGCAAAAGTTCCTAATTATTACGTGAGAAACCTACGTTTGGAGAAAGAGGATTGGAGATACACAGTAAGCTTTGAAATTATTGACAAAAACAACTTCACAATGCCACTTGAAGTCGAAGTAAAAACTCCAACAAAGAGTTTCATTAAGAAAATCTGGGTTAATGGGAGTGCAAGGGTAGAGTTTGAACTTAATGAAAAGCCCACAGAGATAATTCTCGACCCAAACGAGTGGATGGTGAATGAGAACAAAAAATACAATGTTAAAGGAATAGAGATAATAATTGAGTGATGACTCCAACGTTTCTGTTTGTCGTATTAATGTTCATTACTGCTCACCACTCATTATTAAAAATTAGTGAAATTACTTATAAGCTCTGTCTTTTCTTTAATTATGGTTTAATGCTATTTATATAAAAGTTTCAAGGATTTTATAAATTAGTTACAGTAAAACTTATTTATTGTTTCACTGAAAGTATAGATGAAAAACTTAGGAGGGCGAAGAAAAATGGAAACATATGTATTGATCCTGAAGGATACATATACAAATGCTGGCATGAAATTGGCATAAAGGAAAAGTCAGTAGAACATGTGAGCTCAGGATTTAACGAAAGATTAAACAAATGGCTATCATACAATCCTCTCGAATTTGAGGATTGTAAAAGTTTGTATGGGTGGCTGTCCTCTCCGGGCAATGGAGAACAACAAAGAATGTACCCATAGCACACAAAATTGGGAATCACCTCAGATTAGTTCACATGTACAAATGTCAACATCAAAACATAGAAGGTAAGAAACAGCAGTAAGGAGGTGCAAGTCATGAAAAAAATTTCTCTTGTTATCCTTTTGTTTTTGATACTTGTCTTCTCGGCTGGATGTACAACTAAAATCTCATATGTATACAATAACGAAAATGTACTCTATAAACCCAATGAAATTAGATACTACTTCATACCAGCTGGATCCCATATTTCAGGATATATAAAATCAGAAGGTAATTTTCGGCATATATCCTTACAAAAGAAGAGCTAGAAAAACTTAAAGACGGAGAGACATTTAAACCCATTAAATCGTGGGAGAATGTTAATTTTGTAAAACTCGATGTAACTCTTCCAAATGAAATTTGTTATCTTGTAGTGAAGAATGAAGAAAATAAACGCCAATGGATAAAAGTCAAATTTAAAGCCAAAAAATAGCAATGATCAAACATCAATATAAACGGGATGTAGAATGTCGGGAAGATTAGCTATTAAAGCAATAAACCTCGAAAAGGACTACGGTCGTATTATCGCTCTTAAAGGGATAAGTTTTGATGTTAAAGAAGGGGAAATCTTCGGTTTAATTGGACCAAATGACGCTGGCAAGTCTACAACATTGAGAATTCTTGCAACGTTATTAAAGCCCAGTGCTGGACGAGCTGAGGTTTATGGACATGACGTGGTTAAAGAGGCAAAGGAGGTTGGAAAATTGATAAGTTATCTCCCAGAGGAGGCTGGAGCATATAAGAATCTCACTGGATATGAATATCTGGAGTTTATGGCAAAGCTATACTCGAAGACTGAGAGGAGTGTTGATAAAATGCTGAAGCTTGGTGTTGAGATTGAAGTAGAATTCCTATGCGACAGAGTTGCTCTAATAAACAGGGGTATCATTGTTGAAGTTGGCACTCCTAAAGAGCTGAAAGAGAGATACAACGCCGAAAATCTTGAAGAAGTCTTCATGAAGGCTGTAGCTAAGATGGAGGTGAAATTTTGAGCGATTTGTGGATTATATTTATGAAAGAGCTGAAGGACATTCTCAGGGACAAGAGAATGCTAACGGCAATTGTAACTCCTCTTGTTGTTATCCCCTTGGTCTTTGGAGGTGTTCAATTGTCTAAGCCTCCTTTTCAAGTTTCAGTTCACGTGATAGATCAAGACCGAGGGGTATATTCCAAAATGCTTGTGGAATTCCTCCAGAGAAATGGTGTTTTGATTAACGAGAGCAGTAGCATAACCCTAATCATCCCTCAAGGATTCTCCAAAGCATTCGAAAGTGGCCATTCTCCAAGTGTTGTCCTTCGGGTTGAGCTTTCTTCAATTTTTGATTTGAGAACTGCCAAAGCTGGGGAATATATTGGGCTTTTGTGCAGAGAGTTTGGGGAGAGCTTGACACCTGCACTAAAACCGCAATTTCAGACCGTGTTTATGGAGAGAGCAGTGAATGTTGCTCCTTCCATTTATCTGTCCTCGCTCTTAAAGAGTGCGCTGATAATACCTGCCCTATTCTTTTTGATAGCTGTGTATGCATCTCAGGTAATAGCGGCGACAATTGCCGTGGAAAAGGAGCAGAGAACACTTGAGACCCTACTAACTCTTCCGGTTTCAAGGAGGTCCTTCATCCTTGGAAAGATTTCTGCCGCAGTTGCCTTCAGTGTTCTCGTAATACTCTCTTTGGGAATTTCGTTTGGAGTGGCATCACGGTTTTCCCTAAAATCCTTACACTTAGCTGTTAGTATTGGGGCTTTACCCGTCGCTGTGCTTTCCATTGGTGTGTTCATGCTCTTCATAATTATGCTCCTTACGAGCGTTATAGTTTCCCTGTTCACTCAAGATGTCAGGAGCGCCTTGAGTATTGCAGGTCTTGTTGAGCTTCCTTATTTGATTCCTCTGCTGATTATCGTGGGTGGGTTCGACGTGTCCGGTTTTTATAGACTCATTCTTGTAAGTTTAAATCCGGGTTATGCTCCCTTTTATGCCTTTTCAAGTGCACTAAGTGGAGAATATCTTCGTGTGCTTTTAGCTCTGCTTTATCTCCTTGTGTGGGATGTTATAATGCTAAAGATTGCTGTCAGGATTTTTGACAGCGACCTTATACTAACCGCAAACCTAAATGCAGAGAAGCTCAGATGGCTTGTAAGGATAAAAATTTGACCGATAATCATTAGATAGCATTAAAACAAGAAACAAGTTGTGCATTGAGGTGAATGCTGATGAAGAGAAAAGCTTCTTATGCGTTCTATGGGATATGTTCTATGAAGTAATAGATCAGCCAAATCATTAAAACAAGAGAAATTGCAACTCTACATTAAGTATCTTTCAAAAGTCGAAGAAAAAGCATATATGGAGTCCACACTTTTCGATACATTATTCTCTGTTGTTGCAAACAAATCCTTGAGAAAAAAGGTATCTTTGAGCCTTTGAGAATTTGTGAATGTGTAGTTCCTGGAAAACTATGCGGTGTTGTTGGAGTGTCCTTCCTTTGGCTAGCAACTTTTCTTACCCTTTTAATTTTTTAATGTCAAGGGGTTAGATGTGTTTAAAATGAATGACAAAAATACAAAGTTTCTAAATACAATTTGATGTCCCTACAAATGAAAGATATATTGTATATAACAGGTCTATTTACCTGAATTCTATTTTCTGCGAATTTTAATACTGTGTCAATATTTTTCTTATCTTGTTATGTATGATAGCCCATTTTATTATGCAATCGACCCTACTTTGAAAGTATACCCCTGTCTGGAACTTGTAGGGAATGAAAAATATGTTGTTGGAAGTATCGACGAGAATGGCAATTTTATACCGACACCCTTCTATTATGATGCAAA
The window above is part of the Pyrococcus sp. NA2 genome. Proteins encoded here:
- a CDS encoding ATP-binding cassette domain-containing protein; translation: MSGRLAIKAINLEKDYGRIIALKGISFDVKEGEIFGLIGPNDAGKSTTLRILATLLKPSAGRAEVYGHDVVKEAKEVGKLISYLPEEAGAYKNLTGYEYLEFMAKLYSKTERSVDKMLKLGVEIEVEFLCDRVALINRGIIVEVGTPKELKERYNAENLEEVFMKAVAKMEVKF
- a CDS encoding ABC transporter permease, translating into MKELKDILRDKRMLTAIVTPLVVIPLVFGGVQLSKPPFQVSVHVIDQDRGVYSKMLVEFLQRNGVLINESSSITLIIPQGFSKAFESGHSPSVVLRVELSSIFDLRTAKAGEYIGLLCREFGESLTPALKPQFQTVFMERAVNVAPSIYLSSLLKSALIIPALFFLIAVYASQVIAATIAVEKEQRTLETLLTLPVSRRSFILGKISAAVAFSVLVILSLGISFGVASRFSLKSLHLAVSIGALPVAVLSIGVFMLFIIMLLTSVIVSLFTQDVRSALSIAGLVELPYLIPLLIIVGGFDVSGFYRLILVSLNPGYAPFYAFSSALSGEYLRVLLALLYLLVWDVIMLKIAVRIFDSDLILTANLNAEKLRWLVRIKI